A window of the Canis aureus isolate CA01 chromosome 29, VMU_Caureus_v.1.0, whole genome shotgun sequence genome harbors these coding sequences:
- the EIF3A gene encoding eukaryotic translation initiation factor 3 subunit A — translation MPAYFQRPENALKRANEFLEVGKKQPALDVLYDVMKSKKHRTWQKIHEPIMLKYLELCVDLRKSHLAKEGLYQYKNICQQVNIKSLEDVVRAYLKLAEEKTEAAKEESQQMVLDIEDLDNIQTPESVLLSAVSGEDTQDRTDRLLLTPWVKFLWESYRQCLDLLRNNSRVERLYHDIAQQAFKFCLQYTRKAEFRKLCDNLRMHLSQIQRHHNQSTAINLNNPESQSMHLETRLVQLDSAISMELWQEAFKAVEDIHGLFTLSKKPPKPQLMANYYNKVSTVFWKSGNALFHASTLHRLYHLSREMRKNLTQEEMQRMSTRVLLATLSIPITPERTDIARLLDMDGIIVEKQRRLATLLGLQAPPTRIGLINDMVRFNVLQYVVPEVKDLYNWLEVEFNPLKLCERVTKVLNWVREQPEKEPELQQYVPQLQNNTILRLLQQVAQIYQSIEFSRLTSLVPFVDAFQLERAIVDAARHCDLQVRIDHTSRTLSFGSDLNYATREDAPIGPHLQSMPSEQIRNQLTAMSSVLAKALEVIKPAHILQEKEEQHQLAVTAYLKNSRKEHQRILARRQTIEERKERLESLNIQREKEELEQREAELQKVRKAEEERLRQEAKEREKERILQEHEQIKKKTVRERLEQIKKTELGAKAFKDIDIEDLEELDPDFIMAKQVEQLEKEKKELQERLKNQEKKIDYFERAKRLEEIPLIKSAYEEQRIKDMDLWEQQEEERITTMQLEREKALEHKNRMSRMLEDRDLFVMRLKAARQSVYEEKLKQFEERLAEERHNRLEERKRQRKEERRITYHREKEEEEQRRAEEQMLKEREERERAERAKREEELREYQERVKKLEEVERKKRQRELEIEERERRREEERRLGDDPLSRKDSRWGDRDSEGTWRKGPEVDSEWRRGPPEKEWRRGEGRDEERPHRREEDRPRRLGDEEERESSLRPDDDRIPRRGMDDDRGPRRGLDEDRFSRRGADDDRPSWRNADDDRPPRRIGDEDRGSWRHADDDRPPRRGLDEDRGSWRTADEDRGPRRGMDEDRGPRRGGADDERSSWRNADDDRGPRRGMDDDRGPRRGLDDDRGPWRSTDDDRISRRGADDDRGPWRNMDDDRIPRRGDDSRPGPWRPFVKPGGWREKEKAREESWGPPRESRPSEEREWDREKERERERENQDRDENDKDPEKERDRERERERDRERDGDREDRFRRPRDEGGWRRGPAEESSSWRDSNRREDRDRDDRRRERDDRRDLRERRDDRDRRGPPLRSEREEVSSWRRADDRKDERAEEREAPRRVPPPALSRDRERDRDREREGEKEKASWRAEKDRESLRRTKNETDEDGWTTVRR, via the exons aatttcttgaGGTTGGAAAAAAGCAGCCTGCTTTGGATGTTCTTTATGATGTTATGAAAAGTAAGAAACACAGAACATGGCAAAAGATACATGAGCCAATTATGCTGAAATACTTGGAACTTTGCGTGGATCTTCGCAAGAGCCATTTAGCTAAAGAGGGATTATACCAGTATAAGAACATTTGTCAACAG gtgAACATCAAATCTCTAGAAGATGTTGTTAGGGCATATTTGAAATTGGCAGAGGAAAAAACTGAGGCTGCTAAAGAGGAGTCTCAGCAGATGGTTCTAGACATAGAAGATCTGGATAATATTCAGACACCTGAGAG tgTTCTCCTAAGTGCTGTAAGTGGTGAAGACACTCAGGATCGTACCGACAGACTTCTTTTAACTCCATGGGTTAAATTCCTTTGGGAATCCTATAGACAGTGTTTGGACCTTCTTCGAAACAATTCTAGAGTAGAGCGCCTCTACCATGATATTGCTCAACAAG CTTTCAAATTCTGCCTCCAGTACACTCGTAAGGCTGAATTCCGTAAGCTGTGTGACAATTTGAGAATGCACTTGTCACAGATTCAACGCCACCATAATCAAAGTACAGCAATCAATCTTAATAATCCAGAAAGCCAGTCCATGCATTTGGAAACCAGGCTTGTGCAGTTGGACAGTGCTATCAGTATGGAGTTATGGCAG GAAGCATTCAAAGCTGTGGAAGATATTCATGGACTATTCACCTTGTCTAAAAAACCACCTAAACCTCAGTTGATGGCAAATTACTATAATAAAGTCTCAACTGTGTTTTGGAAATCTGGAAATGCTCTTTTTCATGCATCTACACTCCATCGTCTTTACCATCTAtccagagaaatgagaaagaatctTACACAAGAAGAGATGCAAAG AATGTCTACCAGAGTCCTTTTGGCCACTCTTTCCATCCCTATTACCCCTGAGCGTACTGATATTGCTCGACTTTTGGATATGGATGGCATTATAGTAGAAAAACAACGTCGCCTTGCAACATTGCTCGGTCTTCAAGCCCCACCAACACGAATTGGCCTTATAAACGATATG GTCAGATTCAACGTACTGCAGTATGTTGTCCCTGAAGTGAAAGACCTTTACAATTGGCTGGAAGTAGAATTTAACCCACTAAAACTCTGTGAGAGAGTCACAAAG GTTCTAAATTGGGTTAGGGAACAACCCGAAAAGGAACCAGAGTTGCAACAGTATGTTCCACAGCTGCAAAACAATACCATACTCCGTCTTCTGCAGCAG GTGGCACAAATTTATCAGAGCATTGAATTTTCTCGTTTGACTTCTCTGGTTCCTTTTGTTGATGCTTTCCAACTGGAACGGGCTATAGTCGATGCAGCCAGGCATTGTGACCTGCAG GTTCGTATTGACCACACTTCTCGGACCCTTAGTTTTGGATCTGATTTGAATTATGCTACTCGAGAAGATGCTCCAATTGGTCCTCATTTGCAAAGCATGCCTTCGGAACAGATAAGAAATCAGCTAACAGCAATGTCCTCAGTACTTGCAAAGGCGCTTGAAGTCATTAAGCCAGCTCATATACTG caagagaaagaagaacagcATCAGTTGGCTGTTACTGCGTACCTTAAAAATTCACGAAAAGAGCATCAGCGTATCCTGGCTCGCCGTCAGACaattgaggaaagaaaagagcgCCTTGAAAGTCTGAATATTCAGCGTGAGAAGGAAGAACTGGAGCAGAGGGAAGCTGAGCTCCAGAAAGTACGGAAAGCTGAAGAAGAGAGGCTGCGACAggaggcaaaggagagggagaaagagcgcATCTTACAGGAACatgaacaaatcaaaaagaaaactgttCGTGAGCGTTTGGAGCAGATCAAGAAAACAGAACTGGGTGCCAAAGCATTCAAAGATATTGACATTGAA GATCTTGAAGAATTGGATCCAGATTTCATCATGGCTAAACAGGTTGAAcagctggagaaagaaaagaaggaacttCAGGAGCGCCTGAAGAATCAAGAAAAGAAG ATTGACTATTTTGAAAGAGCTAAACGCTTGGAGGAAATCCCATTGATAAAGAGTGCTTATGAAGAACAGAGGATTAAAGACATGGATCTGTGGGAAcaacaggaagaagaaaga ATTACCACCATGCAACTAGAACGTGAAAAGGCTCTTGAACATAAGAATCGAATGTCACGGATGCTTGAAGACAGAGATTTATTTGTGATGCGACTCAAGGCTGCACGACAGTCTGTTTATGAG GAAAAACTTAAACAGTTTGAGGAACGATTAGCAGAAGAAAGGCATAATCGCTTGGAAGAACGTAAAAGGCAACGTAAAGAAGAGCGCAGAATAACCTaccacagagaaaaagaagaggaggaacagaggagggCAGAAGAACAAATGCTAAAAG AGCGTGAAGAGAGAGAGCGTGCTGAACGGGCAAAACGTGAGGAAGAGCTACGAGAGTATCAGGAGCGAGTCAAGAAATTAGaagaagtagaaaggaaaaaacgCCAAAGAGAGCTGGAAATTGAAGAAAGGGAACGAcgtagagaggaagagagaagacttGGTGATGATCCACTTTCTAGAAAG GACTCTCGTTGGGGAGATAGAGATTCAGAAGGCACATGGAGAAAAGGACCTGAAGTAGATTCCGAGTGGAGAAGAGGCCCACCAGAGAA GGAGTGGAGACGTGGAGAGGGGCGGGATGAGGAGAGGCCTCATAGAAGAGAAGAAGATCGACCAAGGCGCTTGGGggatgaggaagaaagagagtctTCTCTTAGACCAGATGACGATCGCATTCCCCGGCGTGGCATGGATGATGACAGAGGTCCTAGACGTGGTCTTGATGAAGACCGGTTCTCTCGCCGTGGGGCAGACGATGACCGGCCTTCCTGGCGCAATGCAGATGATGATAGACCTCCCAGACGAATTGGTGATGAAGATAGGGGGAGCTGGCGTCATGCGGATGATGATAGACCACCTAGacgaggactggatgaggacAGAGGAAGCTGGCGAACAGCTGATGAGGACAGAGGACCAAGACGTGGGATGGATGAGGACCGGGGGCCACGGCGAGGAGGTGCAGATGACGAGCGATCTTCCTGGCGTAATGCTGATGACGATCGGGGTCCCAGGCGGGGCATGGATGATGACCGGGGTCCCAGGCGTGGGCTGGATGATGATCGAGGACCTTGGAGGAGTACTGATGATGACAGAATTTCCAGGCGCGGTGCAGATGATGACCGGGGGCCTTGGAGAAACATGGATGATGATCGGATTCCCAGAAGGGGCGATGACTCAAGACCTGGTCCCTGGAGACCATTTGTCAAGCCAG gtggatggagagagaaagaaaaggccagAGAAGAGAGTTGGGGTCCACCTCGAGAATCGAGACCATCAGAAGAACGTGAATGGgatagggaaaaagagagagagagagagagagagaaccaagatCGTGATGAAAATGACAAGgacccagagaaagaaagagaccgagagagagagcgagagcgggACAGAGAACGAGATGGGGATCGAGAGGACCGCTTCAGACGACCTAG GGATGAAGGAGGGTGGAGAAGAGGACCAGCGGAAGAATCTTCGAGCTGGAGAGATTCAAATCGCCGTGAAGATAGGGATCGGGATGACCGTCGTCGGGAGAGAGATGATCGCCGTGATCTAAGGGAAAGGCGAGATGACAGAGACCGAAGAGGACCTCCTCTCCGATCAGAACGTGAAGAAG taaGTTCTTGGAGACGTGCTGATGACAGGAAAGATGAGCGGGCCGAAGAGCGGGAAGCCCCTCGTcgtgttcctccccctgctctttcaAGAGACCGAGAAAGAGACcgagacagggaaagagaaggtGAAAAAGAGAAAGCCTCATGGAGAGCTGAGAAAGATAGGGAATCTCTTCGTCgtactaaaaatgagactgatgAAGATGGATGGACCACGGTACGACGTTAA
- the NANOS1 gene encoding nanos homolog 1: MEAFPWAPRSPSRGRAPPPMALVPSARYVSAQGPAHPQPFSSWNDYLGLATLITKAVDGEPRFGGEGGGGGGASASPPSSSSSSCCSPHAGAGAGAGAGPGALGPALGPPDDDDDSDGDEPGSRGRYLGGALELRALELCAGPAEAGLLEERFAELSPFAGRAAAVLLGCAPAAAAAASASAEVAPREERAPAWAAEPRLHVASGAAAARLLKPELQVCVFCRNNKEAVALYTTHILKGPDGRVLCPVLRRYTCPLCGASGDNAHTIKYCPLSKPPPPPPPPRPARDCPPGKKLR; this comes from the coding sequence ATGGAGGCTTTCCCCTGGGCGCCCCGCTCGCCCAGCCGCGGCCGCGCCCCCCCGCCCATGGCGCTCGTGCCCAGCGCCCGCTACGTGAGCGCCCAGGGCCCGGCGCACCCGCAGCCCTTCAGCTCGTGGAACGACTACCTGGGGCTCGCCACGCTCATCACCAAGGCGGTGGACGGCGAGCCACGCTTCGGCggcgagggcggcggcggcggcggcgcctccGCCTCCCCGCCCTCGTCGTCCTCCTCGTCCTGCTGCTCCCCgcacgcgggggcgggggcgggggcgggggccgggcccggggcgctGGGGCCGGCGCTGGGGCCGCCCGACGACGACGACGACAGCGACGGCGACGAGCCGGGGTCCCGGGGCCGCTACCTGGGCGGCGCGCTGGAGCTGCGCGCGCTGGAGCTGTGCGCGGGCCCCGCCGAGGCCGGGCTGCTGGAAGAGCGCTTCGCCGAGCTGAGCCCGTTCGCGGGTCGCGCGGCCGCCGTGCTCCTGGGctgcgcgcccgccgccgccgccgccgcatcCGCATCCGCCGAGGTGGCGCCGCGCGAGGAGCGGGCCCCGGCCTGGGCGGCCGAGCCGCGGCTGCACGTCGCCTCCGGGGCGGCCGCCGCCCGACTGCTCAAGCCCGAGCTGCAGGTGTGCGTGTTCTGCCGGAACAACAAGGAGGCGGTGGCGCTCTACACCACGCACATCCTCAAGGGCCCCGACGGGCGGGTGCTGTGCCCGGTGCTGCGCCGCTACACGTGCCCCCTGTGCGGCGCCAGCGGCGACAACGCGCACACCATCAAGTACTGCCCGCTCTCcaagccgccgccgccgccgccgccgccgcgccccgccaGGGACTGCCCGCCCGGGAAGAAGCTGCGCTGA